In the Arachis ipaensis cultivar K30076 chromosome B04, Araip1.1, whole genome shotgun sequence genome, accaaaacaatctaagggagaatgaaggattctaagtttggtgttccaccaaaattacATCATAAAACGCATtttcactttctgcataatgctagcttcaagcatgttggatgaactagttaactcttctgctgtttcctagttttcagttttattgcttttgaaaaaaaaaaaaaattatcacacatggttaatttgatgcatgaaaaccattggcaaggtactaagtttggtgttcccacaccaaagtaagttcaaaagcccataaataaaTCAGCCAGACTAACTattgtttccaagtgcttggggaacaagcaactttcaatatcattgcagaggtccatacaagcCTTTGGAGGGATTAAgaatcatcaaccaaagaaacaaaagatgagCATAAAGGCCAGCAATGGTGATGAGAAGGAAAGCAAGTGaactccaacaggttgtattgttaagagATTGTTTACATCAAATATTGCTGCTattgaaagttggattgtatccttatttgccctgcctgtctgcatagtatagttttttttttacatatataCCCCTGCCTGCATGCATAGCATAGTTTctctttataattcaataagcaagatgtttgatcattcacaacattcttatcttcaaaacttgtttgcactccattttcaagaaatgcatcacatgaaagttctttgaaaagaaggattgaggaattaaacaattttgaggcaagcaaaagattaggagaagtggtggttccgGTTATATGAttttgtattgaggttgcatgcttgtgaaaacttgcatgggagctcataggcaggacatgaagttcaaagaagtgttgtggagattctcaaaaatcaatTGATCCGAGAAGCAGCAAACagtacaaaagaaagaaaagaaaatacaaaaacaaaaagaacatggcccaaggctctgagcatcaattactaggcagaaaaagaaaaaaaaaagaaacaacctTTACATTTCGAGCATTTctcatttcttgcactttaagattccgcaatttacatttcttgcactctaagtttctgccatttaatttcttgttctttaagattcagcaatttaatttcctgctctctttaattctatgcaatttaagttctgcaaatcacaaatcactcaaccaaatcttgattcgcttgactaaattaaccactaagctaaaattgctcaatccttcaatccctgtgggatcgacctcactcccgtgagtttttattacttgatacgacccggtacacttgccggttagatttgtgtgttttggaggaaatttatttttcaacaaaATATTCAtcaacgcgtcacccacgcgtacgcgtgagatggAAATTTGCCAGTAaggcgtacgcgtcacccacgcgcacgtgtgaccaGAGAATcagcaatcgacgcgcacgcgtcatccacgtgcacgcgtgatgttggtcacgtgactcacttaaaggcaaaacgctaggggcgatttttgggctcaaggaggcccaaatccaaaacatttctgatgcttttgaacccaaggatggcAAGGGATTGACCGGGGGGGAGTCATAGTGTAGTTTCCATCATGttgtaggttagaattctagagacagaagctctcccttctctctagaatttagggtagtttaggttaaacTTTCTTAGATccaatttttaattcttgttttgatttagttttctcttttaatttcttgttattacacctTTGCTCTTatagttcttgttgttaattttcctttCATGTCATTTTTATGATTAATGCACTCTTGTtgaattctattttcttttaatgcaattttatgtttccatgtctcttccatgtttatcttcattgttgttgttgatttcttgtttgtgtTAGTCATGGATTTGGTTAATACTtgtattttgtgatgtttacttttattgcactataggtgtttgttaaaatattttcactagttttagagtagttttctttactcttgactTAGgccaagggaattgagtgaccttcagtcattgggtctcattgaattagtTATTTGAGAACTCTAtgtgatcaatttgataaccattgacactagcctactactaagtcaattagtagctaggttaggacttatggattgatgttgatcaagcctatttgatgtACTTAATGCTTTGAGGTAGACATtatacttacttcaagcatagaggtagacttaatgggttggtccctcataattgtcaatatatggtttgtagataaggatggtgatctcaatttccatgTCTTAGTCAagagttcttttctttattttaattagttaattgtcatttactttcttgtccttatattttcttgtcaattatcaaaatcaaaccccctttgcatcttcatagccaataattgagcacttcattgcaattccttgtgagacgacactaggtttaaatactttggttaaatttcattggggtttgtacttgtgacaaccaaaatcaattaaaatttgatgtgaggattatttgttggtttggagctatacttgcaacgaatttccttttttattaagagaaattctagaccgacaataattctcACCATCACCACTACTACTGGCGATAGCATCCAGAGGTTAGTTGTTGTAAATTCAAAGCATTCAATGATAAAATTGATTTTAGCTGGTTATGCCACTGCCAGTACTACTTGGCTTTCACTCTAACTTCAAATGTGACTCAATCTGCCATTTCTGATAAGCTCTTGTATATACAAACAACACATTGTGAAATCATTGGTTTTCTTTGGATTATGAAGTTGGCAAATTGTGTTGAGATTGGGCTCATTGCATTGGTTATTCTGGTGATATTGTCCCAGGTATGTTACTTTCTTAAGAGATGTCCTATTCTACTATTTTAATTGTATCAACATGTCCTATTTTAATGCTGCCACTTCCCTGCACCTATGATATATGACTCGAGTTTCTAATATATGACTAAGTTTAAACACCATAGTTTGAGGCAAATAAAGCTTGTTTAAACCCTTTATAGCCTGCATAGTTGTTTTATTCGTTTTcagttttctctttcttcttagaCTTAGAGGAAAGGAGGCAAAGATGCATGCAGTAGCTTCATTCAGCTTCattattgattttgttaattGAAGTCAAATTACAACATAGAAAGGAACCCAAAGTTCAAAGTAGTTGTGAATAATTTCTGGTGGAATAATTTATCTAGATAGACCCTAGCATTGTGATTTAATTGGAGGtcaattttttcttcttcaagcTCTTAATGATTTACAATAGTAgttattatttgtttatttatttattgtttgattatttttgaattttttttagaattttaatatttaagaATTAATTCTTTTATGTCTTGTTCATTGGGGGTATGGGTGTAGTGGAGGCAAGATGTTGCTTTTACAAGCTATGAGGTCGCAATACAAATGGATGTTTCTACTGAAATGATGATATTTGGTGTGGCTGGGATtgatcctgaaagaagagaagagcTAATCAAGGTTGGATGAATCTTTTTTATGTCACTTAAGCCTAACCTAACACTTTAACATGCTCTTAGTTTATGTCTGAGCATGCTTTTCATGAATATTTTTGTTGATAGTAGATGAGTTTTTTGATAATAAGGTACTTGTGTCTTTAACATACAGAATGAGTTATACTTTACCAAGTTTAAAGTGAAACAGAACAGTACCATAAATTATTTATGCCTTTAGCATTTTCTAAATTATCTAGTTAATTTGCATAGATACGGGCATACGAGCATATCCTCTCAGCCTAACTGGCTTGATGCCAGATAACACTTCAAGGATGTCCTGTAGAGGCCAGAGGCTATATCATCCTTTGAGTTGCGCCACGTGGTCCGAGTACACAGTTATCGATGTTAACTACCTTGTTAAGGTTGATCCAAACATTAATCCAGCTCATGGCAGCTTCATCTCATGTGGGTTCTCAACTGGCTATGGAGATGCATGGAAGGAAGCCAAAGTTGAAAGTGGATCAAGTGTTGCTATTTTTTGTCTTGGTGTTGTTGGATTAGGGGTATGATTATCTTTGTCATTGGTATATGATTATACTTTTTAGCCTTcagtttttattaataatgaaTTTCCTTGTAATGCAGGTTATAAGTGTAGCAAAAATGTTGGGGGCAACTAGGATAATAGGGATTGACATAAATGATATGAAAAGAGAAAAAGGTGAAGCTTTTGGAATGACTCACTTTATAAATTCAAGTAATTCTAATAAATCTCCTTCAAAATTCATTAAAGAATTGAGTGATGGATTTGATGTGGATTTTCATTTGAGTGCATTGGAGTTGGCCCTTTTCTTACTGAATCATTAGAAGCTATAAAAGTGGTTAGTTTCATTTTTCAAGTtcattcttataatttttttttggtgtaaaaattcaattaaatctATTATATAATCCTTCAAAATTGCAAGTGAATCTAATTATAACTTTCTCATGTATAGGGATCAGGTAAAACAATAACACTTGGTGTAGGAACTGAACCTTTTGTATCATTTGGTTTGTTTTCTATTCTTTTTGGAAGAATTTTGAAAGGATCAACATTTGGTGGGTTAAAATTCATATCAGACCTACCCATCATAGATGACAAATGTATTAAACAGGTATTTTCTCAGTCCACATACATAACATAGAGTTAATTGGCACATCTACATCGATCTATCTTCAAATTGCTAAAATAGTTTGTTGTGATTTCGTGGCACCCTAGCCATTGATTTAGCAAAGAATAAGGATATTTGGCCGTGGTTACTGTTCTAAGGTCATATAATGAGACTGTATTTTTGGTTAGTCAAAATTATCCTGTCACcatctttaattaattaaataataatactaATTTATATACGTTCCACTCTCTTGGGAAGTATCTTTAATGATTGTTGAACGACTTCTAAATCAAGTTACTATTTTAATTAGAGATGTAGGGGAGATCTTTGTTCTTATTTAGTATGTTAATTAGAGACTAGCTATGACTGAATAGTGTGTTTTATTTTTGGATTGTAATCTAGAGTTTGATgcatattaataattttatatgctATGCATATTAATTAGAGATTATCTATGCATATAtatattgggtagttgtcttaaTAATGCATATTAATTAGGTGGCATGCATATATATTAAGACAACTATTAATCTTATATACTATGCATATTAATTAGAGACTAGCTATGCATATATACTGAAATAATCTCCATATTTCCATTGACAGTTGTTACCGTAAGAATCCTTTACCCATCTAGATCTTTATGGGCAGTACTGTCAAGGTTCCTCTAAAAGCAAACGCACCCTAGGTTTGTGAGAACCATGGATTTCATAAATAATAAAATCCAAATCAGCAGCCAATACTTGCTTCAATCCTCTAATCCAAAGATGATGTTTACTTTTTTTACATTAATCTACTATGATGAGTATTTAACATATGTTATCTGAACTTCTGAAGATAGGATGTTCCCCTGTCACATTATTGTTCATTTTTATCTTGAACTAGTCACTATCTATATCCTATATTTCTATTGTGCAATCACATTCATGGCACCACATTTGGATGAAATAGGGAATCCTGATGCTTTGGGTGCTGAGCTATTGAAAACACTAGTAAAGATGGCTCCTACTAAAGAGGAAGAGATAAAACTCAAAAACTACAATAGTGACCTTTTAAAACCTAGCTCAGCGGAAAGGTTTCTTAAAGCTGTGCTTGATATCTTTTTTGCCTTTAAGAGGGTTAAAGCTATGCTATATAGTGCTAACTTTGATTCAGAAGTCAATTATCTCTGGAAGTCTTTTCAAACCCTGGAAGTCTGACTTACTTAATCTTTTGCtttgtgatctttaatttcttggcTGTATCTGAGAAACTAACAGATAATCAGTTGTTCATATTTTTCAGGCAGTAATTGAGCAATTAAGGAACAGCTGGTTATTCCTCAAACTCCTTGAAGTTGTTCTCAGAACAGGAAATAGAATGAATGTTGGCACCAATAGAGGCGATGCCAAAGCTTTCAAACTTGAGACACTCTTAAAACTTGTAGATATAAAGGGAACAGATGGAAAGACCACATTGCTTCACTTTGTGGTCCAGGAGATTATTAGATATGAGGATGGAGGCGGGGAATCCGTGAATGGTAGTGTTCAGAACCAAATGGATTTCAAATTTAACGAGGACGAGTTTAAGAAGCAAGGATTACAAGTTGTGGCTGGGCTGAGTAGAGACCTTAGTAATGTTAAGAAAGCAGCAAGAATGGATTCAGATGTCTTAAGCAGCTATGTTTCGAAGCTCGAAACAGGGCTCGATAAAGTGCGACTGGTATTGAAATATGAGAAGCCAGATACGCAGGGAAATTTCTTCTCCACAAAGCAATTTCTGAAATATGCTGAAGAAGAAATCACGAGGATTAAGgttaaatttgtttattttttgtaatattataaatattcgaatacaaattagataaaaatttgtaattattaaatttacatttattttgtatgaaaacaggtttattttgcaatgaaaaaatctaaaaaaattctattttatcttattaacAGATTTACAGATTTTCAGAGTTTGGAATGGTATTCCAAGGCTCAAATTACCGACAAAAAATCTATCAGAAATCTGTTGCGAATTTCTAATAGAAAATCTGTCAAAAAATCTGCCTctaattaccgacgaaaaattCGTCGGAAAATCTATCTCTAATTACCGACAAAAAATTCGTCGGAAATTTTGATGCCCAAGGGAAATGGAGGGGAGAATTTACCGAGGGAAAATCTGTCGGTAACTAGTAAAAATTTGTCGGTAAATTACCGACAGAAAAAAAattgtcggtaaataatttccggtgaggcttttacagagggacgaaatccgtcggtaattttattggtaaccaaaaatccgtctgtaatgaGTACCAAATCTGTCAGTAAATTTGTCTGTATTAAGCAATTTTATAGCTGTGAGAAGCCTGTAGGTTTCTCCTCTTTTTGTTTTCTTGCAGTTAAATTCACAATTATGACTCTAggttttcattttctattttttttattcattgatTTGATTCTGATGCATTTCTTCCGGAGAAGGTTATGAACCCGTTGTTCAAGAAGTGTCCTAAGTAGATCGGGATTGGAGGAGCATTGCTGCCAAAGAGGGATTTGACTCGTTTCGTGAAGTGTCCTAATACCGTACAAACCCAGAGGAAGAAAAGGATCCTCAAGCAGAGGTTGAAGGTTCCACCAGCTTTGAACTAGTTTACCAAGACCATTGATAAGAACTTAGGTGCGTAAATAATTATCTCCATTTTGTTTCATTTGCCTTGTTTTATGTTTGTGTAATGCTTCAAGTGTAGTAatatttttctcttatttatttagaaatttttttatgttaatcaTAGCTTTTATTGGATACCTTTCTATTTAGAAAATTGTTGTTTCATGAATTGCATAAGGCCTTGTAATTATCCTAACTTCACTGCTTTGCATAATTATTGTGTCCTATTAGTTTACATTATAAAATATTAGATTTTGTGAGCATGATTATTTTTGCTTAATTCACTATTAATAGTCGAGTAGTGTGTTGTGACTTTAGTGTGTTTGATGTATTATCTTGCTATCACTGTAATGATTCAATATTTAACAACTACATTGGTTGTTTCGTTCTTGTTACAATTTTAACATTTTAACTTTGCATAGCTCATGAGTTGCATTATTTATTTACTGTAGGTTATTACATGTTCATTAGTATCATTACTGGTCGAAATTGTATTAGTGTGTCTATTAATATATGTGTTTATACTTCTTTTGTTTGCATTAGTTGTTATGCTCTTGATTAACTTTTGTTGATCTTTCATGTAGCAACCAGCCTTTTCAAGAATCATTGGAATACCCACA is a window encoding:
- the LOC110271089 gene encoding alcohol dehydrogenase-like 7; translated protein: MPDNTSRMSCRGQRLYHPLSCATWSEYTVIDVNYLVKVDPNINPAHGSFISCGFSTGYGDAWKEAKVESGSSVAIFCLGVVGLGVISVAKMLGATRIIGIDINDMKREKGEAFGMTHFINSSNSNKSPSKFIKELSDGFDVDFHLSALELALFLLNH